One stretch of Thermanaerosceptrum fracticalcis DNA includes these proteins:
- a CDS encoding UxaA family hydrolase, with product MDIWGYRRPDGRAGIRNHVLILSTIVCANEVADRIFRSVEGVVPVVHPHGCGQLGVDFEQTKRTLVGVALNPNVASVLVVGLGCEKMEAKMVAGEIAAGGKRVETLVIQEAGGTSKAVRQGIDLAEKLVRQARAVPLAPISMEDLVLGLECGGSDTTSGLAGNPAVGVASDMLLADGGTVILSETAEIIGAEHLLARRAVSGEVAQELLAIVRSAEGDAVRMGVDLRGTQPSPGNIAGGLTTIEEKSLGCLRKAGTGQVQGILKYAQAPPGKGLYVMDTPGQDVESVTGMVAGGCQLVLFTTGRGTPVGCPIAPVIKITGNPRTFETMEENMDINAGTIIRGEETIDQVGKRIYDLMRAVAGGQLTKAEVLKHYEFAITRIGPSI from the coding sequence ATGGATATTTGGGGCTACAGGCGGCCTGACGGAAGGGCCGGGATTCGTAATCATGTGTTAATTCTTTCCACCATTGTATGTGCCAATGAAGTTGCAGACCGTATTTTCCGTTCTGTGGAGGGAGTTGTTCCCGTAGTCCATCCCCATGGCTGTGGGCAGCTGGGGGTGGATTTTGAACAGACAAAACGCACACTGGTGGGTGTGGCGCTGAATCCCAATGTGGCAAGTGTATTGGTAGTTGGCCTGGGTTGTGAAAAAATGGAGGCCAAAATGGTGGCCGGGGAAATCGCAGCCGGGGGGAAACGGGTGGAAACCTTGGTTATACAGGAAGCTGGAGGTACCAGCAAAGCGGTTAGACAGGGCATTGATCTGGCGGAAAAACTGGTCAGGCAGGCCCGTGCGGTGCCTCTGGCGCCAATTTCCATGGAGGACCTGGTACTGGGTCTGGAATGCGGCGGGTCCGACACTACTTCCGGACTGGCCGGTAATCCCGCCGTAGGGGTAGCCAGTGATATGCTGTTAGCAGATGGAGGTACAGTAATCCTTTCGGAAACGGCAGAAATCATTGGGGCTGAGCACCTGCTGGCCAGGAGAGCCGTTTCCGGGGAAGTAGCCCAGGAACTGCTGGCTATTGTCAGGTCTGCCGAAGGTGACGCTGTCCGCATGGGAGTAGACCTGAGGGGAACCCAGCCTTCGCCGGGTAATATAGCCGGAGGGTTGACCACCATCGAGGAAAAATCCCTGGGCTGTCTCCGTAAGGCCGGTACAGGTCAGGTTCAAGGGATCTTGAAATACGCCCAGGCTCCGCCTGGCAAGGGGCTCTATGTCATGGATACTCCGGGACAGGATGTGGAATCTGTTACTGGCATGGTGGCAGGAGGCTGCCAGTTGGTCCTGTTTACAACTGGGAGAGGTACTCCGGTGGGTTGTCCGATAGCTCCTGTCATAAAAATAACCGGCAATCCCCGCACCTTCGAAACCATGGAGGAAAACATGGATATTAATGCTGGGACGATAATTCGCGGCGAGGAGACAATTGACCAGGTGGGCAAGAGAATCTACGACCTGATGCGGGCCGTGGCCGGTGGGCAATTGACCAAGGCAGAGGTTCTAAAACACTATGAATTTGCCATAACAAGGATTGGACCAAGTATATAA
- a CDS encoding 2-oxoacid:acceptor oxidoreductase subunit alpha codes for MKRQVKLLQGNEACAMAAVAAGVRFFAGYPITPATEIAEILAQELPKVGGTFIQMEDEIASMAAVIGASIGGVKGLTATSGPGFTLKQENLGYAAMVQVPCVIVNVQRGGPSTGMPTLPAQMDVMQARWGTHGDHPIIVLCPSTVYEYYMLTIKAVNFSEMLRMPVIILSDAVVGHLREKVVLPDISEIEIVERKKVTVPPEEFLPFKPDADDVPPFVSYGKGYRYHMTSNNYDEGGYPATNNHQVADKLLRRLHNKIEKRRGEIVMTEEIMMDDAEVAIFAYGCTARSAYSAVETARAQGLKVGLIKALTLWPFPREVVEKYGDKVQAVIVPEMNMGQLVGEVERALKDKKAGVRPLNRFDGKMITPEQIVSAVKEVK; via the coding sequence ATGAAGCGGCAAGTTAAACTGTTGCAGGGTAATGAAGCCTGTGCTATGGCAGCTGTGGCTGCAGGAGTACGGTTTTTTGCCGGCTATCCTATTACGCCGGCCACTGAAATAGCGGAAATACTGGCCCAAGAGCTGCCCAAGGTGGGCGGGACCTTTATCCAGATGGAAGATGAGATTGCCAGTATGGCGGCAGTCATCGGCGCCTCTATCGGCGGAGTCAAAGGTCTCACAGCCACCAGCGGTCCGGGATTTACTTTGAAACAGGAGAATTTGGGCTATGCGGCAATGGTTCAGGTTCCTTGTGTCATTGTAAATGTGCAGAGGGGAGGACCCAGCACAGGTATGCCTACCCTGCCAGCCCAAATGGATGTAATGCAAGCCAGGTGGGGCACCCATGGAGACCACCCCATCATTGTACTTTGTCCTTCGACAGTTTACGAATACTACATGCTTACCATCAAAGCTGTAAACTTTTCGGAGATGTTGAGGATGCCGGTCATTATTCTCTCCGATGCAGTCGTAGGACATTTGCGGGAGAAAGTTGTTTTGCCTGATATTTCGGAAATTGAGATAGTAGAGCGTAAGAAAGTAACTGTGCCCCCTGAAGAATTCTTGCCCTTTAAACCGGATGCCGATGATGTGCCGCCCTTTGTTTCATACGGTAAGGGCTATAGATATCACATGACCAGCAACAATTATGATGAAGGCGGGTACCCTGCCACTAATAATCATCAGGTTGCAGATAAACTGCTTCGTCGTTTGCACAATAAAATTGAAAAACGTCGTGGAGAAATTGTCATGACTGAAGAAATCATGATGGATGATGCGGAAGTGGCTATTTTTGCTTATGGCTGCACGGCCCGTTCGGCTTACAGCGCCGTGGAGACAGCCCGGGCTCAGGGATTAAAAGTGGGCCTCATCAAAGCTTTGACCCTCTGGCCTTTCCCCCGTGAAGTAGTGGAGAAGTACGGCGATAAAGTGCAGGCTGTAATTGTGCCTGAAATGAATATGGGTCAGTTAGTGGGTGAAGTGGAACGTGCTTTAAAGGATAAAAAGGCTGGGGTGCGTCCGCTAAACAGGTTTGACGGCAAAATGATTACGCCCGAGCAGATCGTCAGTGCCGTGAAAGAGGTGAAGTAA
- a CDS encoding UxaA family hydrolase, with translation MESEQRGMVVVIDFLDNVATAVEDLKAGEEIRVCIAGRDTLLRIAQDVPFGHKVAIAPIPKGREVIKYGEPIGTSVTDIKLGEHVHVHNMVSNRGRGDLQMGVQEEQL, from the coding sequence GTGGAGTCTGAGCAAAGGGGCATGGTTGTGGTCATCGACTTCCTGGATAATGTTGCTACGGCTGTAGAGGATCTAAAGGCGGGCGAGGAGATCCGGGTTTGTATTGCAGGCCGGGATACTCTGCTCAGAATAGCTCAAGATGTGCCTTTCGGCCATAAGGTGGCTATAGCGCCTATACCTAAGGGCCGGGAAGTAATTAAATACGGTGAGCCTATAGGCACTTCCGTTACTGATATCAAGCTGGGTGAGCACGTCCATGTGCACAATATGGTGAGCAACCGGGGACGGGGCGATTTGCAAATGGGTGTGCAAGAGGAACAGCTGTGA
- a CDS encoding 4Fe-4S dicluster domain-containing protein — protein MAKYIIDVRKNWCKSCGICIDFCPKGVLGFDTEGKAAVLDLESCTGCMMCEYRCPDFAIKVEGSESNEAAS, from the coding sequence ATGGCCAAATATATTATTGACGTACGAAAAAACTGGTGCAAGTCATGTGGTATCTGTATCGATTTTTGCCCTAAAGGTGTTCTGGGTTTTGACACTGAAGGGAAAGCAGCTGTTTTAGACCTGGAAAGCTGTACGGGCTGCATGATGTGCGAGTACAGGTGCCCAGACTTTGCTATTAAAGTAGAAGGAAGTGAGAGCAATGAAGCGGCAAGTTAA
- the larA gene encoding nickel-dependent lactate racemase: protein MLVSVPFGKKDLQFEIPDKNLLGIITPEQQKPLHDIKEAILAALRNPIGCPRLSELARPGQKVVIIPTDITRSLHENVILPLLLDELNQAGIPDNDITLVIATGTHRPNNQEECIEMYGEEVVRRVKIINHFAFEPETLKYLGDTPTQGIPVELNKVVADADLRISTASIEPHLFAGYSGGVKSLAVGVAGVRTIAATHNVQVLDHPRTRLGVLEGNIFRQFLEEAAGMVGLDFIVNMVLNEEKEVLKVVAGNPVKAHAAGVEFARKVFEVKVDRQADIVIAAPGYPKDRDLYQASRAVNTSIFGPMPLVKPGGALIIPAPCQDGIGHEGYHTWMKTVKTPDEALEKARREGFAPGEHKIFVLARILKYAELMIVGSAIPATTLRELLLTPISTMEEALDRAFARLGPEATVWVLPYGVITIPVVTGEGRCCCGV from the coding sequence ATGTTGGTCAGTGTGCCCTTTGGTAAGAAGGATCTACAGTTTGAAATACCAGACAAAAATTTGTTGGGAATTATTACTCCTGAACAGCAAAAACCCCTTCATGATATCAAGGAAGCAATCCTTGCCGCCCTCAGGAACCCCATCGGTTGTCCCAGGCTTTCTGAGTTAGCAAGGCCTGGGCAGAAAGTGGTAATTATTCCCACAGATATTACCCGTAGTTTACATGAAAATGTCATCCTTCCCCTTCTTTTAGATGAGTTAAACCAGGCCGGTATTCCTGATAACGATATCACCTTGGTCATAGCTACCGGGACCCACCGTCCCAATAACCAGGAAGAGTGTATTGAGATGTACGGGGAAGAGGTGGTAAGAAGGGTAAAAATCATCAACCATTTTGCCTTTGAACCTGAGACTCTTAAATACCTTGGCGATACTCCCACTCAGGGTATACCTGTTGAGCTCAACAAGGTTGTAGCCGATGCGGACCTGCGCATTTCTACGGCTTCCATTGAGCCCCACCTCTTTGCGGGGTACAGCGGTGGAGTAAAAAGTTTGGCTGTGGGGGTAGCGGGGGTTCGTACAATCGCCGCAACGCATAATGTCCAGGTTCTGGATCACCCCCGAACCCGCCTGGGGGTCCTCGAAGGCAATATCTTCCGACAATTCCTGGAAGAGGCCGCCGGGATGGTGGGATTAGATTTTATTGTCAATATGGTCTTAAACGAGGAGAAAGAAGTTCTCAAAGTAGTGGCAGGAAACCCCGTAAAGGCCCATGCTGCCGGAGTAGAATTTGCCCGGAAGGTTTTTGAGGTGAAGGTGGACCGCCAGGCCGATATTGTCATCGCAGCCCCGGGATATCCCAAGGACCGGGATCTGTATCAGGCTAGCAGAGCGGTAAACACGAGTATTTTTGGCCCTATGCCCCTTGTAAAGCCAGGAGGTGCACTAATAATTCCTGCTCCCTGTCAGGACGGCATCGGGCATGAGGGTTACCACACCTGGATGAAAACAGTCAAGACACCTGATGAAGCTCTGGAGAAGGCCAGACGGGAGGGGTTTGCTCCTGGTGAACACAAAATATTTGTCCTGGCACGAATTCTCAAATATGCGGAATTAATGATAGTTGGTTCAGCTATTCCCGCCACAACATTGCGGGAACTCCTGCTTACACCCATTTCTACTATGGAAGAAGCCCTGGATCGTGCTTTTGCCAGACTGGGGCCTGAGGCCACGGTATGGGTACTGCCTTATGGCGTAATCACAATTCCCGTAGTAACCGGAGAAGGGAGATGTTGCTGTGGAGTCTGA
- the ilvD gene encoding dihydroxy-acid dehydratase: MVRLEYKSNKLRSSTLVNGLDRAGMRAHLNAIGLISREFSQPFIGIVNSWNEMHPGHAHLQRLSQEVKNGVRMAGGVPFEFNTIAVCDGLAQGHVGMCFSLPSREIIADSIEVMVEAQRYDGLVFIGGCDKIVPGMLMALARLNLPAVFLPAGPMLPGRYQGRELAIYEVREAVGKVHKGEMTEEGLAELEEIICPSYGSCAMMGTANTMSCVAEGLGLALPGSSTTHAVFSRKLREAKQSGLEVVRLVQENIRPSEILTEKSFHNALRLSMALGGSSNLLLHIPAIAHEVGITLTADDIELISRSTPHLCDIKPSGRYVMKDLDEAGGVPAVMKELGNELLYLDAPTVNGRSWGEIVSTVANKNPQVIRTRDNAVHEHGSLAILKGNLAPEGAVVKQTAVAPSMRRHRGPARVFDSQEEAVETILAGRISPGDVLVIRYEGPKGGPGMRELLAVTSVLMGMGLGENTALITDGRFSGATRGPCVGHVAPEAAAGGLIAILQDGDMINIDIPGRELNVDLSMEVIKERFEKWSPKMPKVNSSYLSRYSRLVESVARGAVLKKEW; the protein is encoded by the coding sequence ATGGTCAGGCTGGAGTATAAGTCCAATAAGTTGAGGAGCAGTACCCTGGTTAATGGCTTAGACCGGGCGGGGATGCGGGCCCATTTAAACGCTATAGGGCTCATATCACGGGAGTTTTCTCAACCTTTCATAGGCATTGTTAACTCCTGGAATGAAATGCATCCTGGGCATGCCCATTTGCAGCGTTTAAGTCAGGAAGTAAAAAATGGTGTACGCATGGCAGGCGGTGTACCCTTTGAATTCAACACTATAGCAGTATGTGACGGGCTGGCTCAAGGTCATGTAGGCATGTGTTTTTCCCTGCCCAGCCGGGAAATCATAGCAGACTCCATTGAAGTGATGGTTGAAGCCCAGCGCTACGATGGCCTCGTTTTTATTGGCGGCTGTGACAAAATAGTACCCGGTATGCTTATGGCCTTAGCCAGGTTGAACCTGCCTGCGGTATTTTTGCCGGCCGGGCCTATGCTGCCGGGACGTTATCAAGGCCGGGAACTGGCCATCTATGAAGTCAGGGAAGCAGTAGGCAAAGTGCATAAAGGTGAAATGACGGAAGAGGGTCTGGCTGAACTGGAAGAGATTATTTGTCCCTCCTACGGTTCCTGTGCCATGATGGGTACGGCCAACACCATGAGTTGTGTGGCCGAAGGATTGGGATTGGCCCTGCCGGGCAGTTCTACAACCCATGCTGTTTTTTCCAGGAAATTGAGAGAGGCCAAACAGAGCGGCCTGGAGGTAGTTCGCCTGGTCCAAGAGAATATCAGGCCTTCGGAAATCCTCACCGAAAAGAGCTTTCACAATGCTTTGCGGTTAAGTATGGCCCTGGGGGGGTCTTCCAACCTGCTCCTGCACATACCGGCCATAGCTCACGAGGTAGGGATAACCCTGACTGCCGATGACATTGAACTTATCAGCCGGTCTACTCCCCATCTTTGTGATATTAAGCCCTCAGGGCGGTATGTGATGAAAGACCTGGATGAGGCAGGGGGTGTGCCCGCGGTGATGAAGGAGCTGGGTAACGAGTTATTATATCTGGATGCCCCAACAGTAAACGGCCGTTCATGGGGAGAAATAGTATCCACAGTGGCCAATAAAAATCCCCAGGTCATCAGAACCCGGGATAACGCGGTTCATGAACATGGCAGCCTGGCCATCCTTAAAGGCAACCTGGCACCGGAAGGCGCTGTGGTCAAGCAGACGGCGGTAGCTCCAAGTATGCGTCGTCACAGAGGTCCGGCTCGAGTTTTCGATTCCCAGGAAGAAGCGGTAGAAACTATCCTGGCGGGGCGGATCAGTCCGGGGGATGTTCTGGTAATCAGGTATGAAGGCCCGAAGGGCGGTCCGGGGATGCGGGAATTATTGGCGGTAACTTCTGTCTTGATGGGAATGGGGCTGGGTGAGAACACTGCCTTAATTACGGACGGCAGGTTTTCCGGCGCCACCCGGGGACCGTGTGTGGGGCATGTGGCACCGGAGGCTGCTGCGGGTGGATTGATAGCCATTCTTCAAGACGGCGACATGATTAACATCGACATACCCGGTCGGGAGTTAAATGTGGATTTATCAATGGAGGTAATTAAAGAACGGTTTGAGAAGTGGAGTCCCAAGATGCCTAAAGTGAACAGCAGTTATCTGAGCCGTTACAGCAGGCTGGTTGAATCGGTGGCCAGGGGTGCTGTCTTGAAAAAAGAGTGGTAA
- a CDS encoding 2-oxoacid:acceptor oxidoreductase family protein has protein sequence MERCEIVLSGFGGQGIVLGGIILAEAAAIYDDINATHNQSYGPEARGGASKSEVIISKEVIHFPEIEYPDVLVALTQEAANKFAPTVKEQGVLIVDSSVKINDQIKDKVKLYSLPITEMAVKVAGSEIVTNMVTLGALVAITKVVSREALEKAMFSRIPKGTEEVNMKALAQGFALAEHLV, from the coding sequence ATGGAGAGATGTGAAATTGTATTAAGCGGATTCGGCGGACAGGGGATAGTTTTAGGAGGTATAATACTGGCCGAAGCAGCCGCCATTTATGATGACATCAACGCCACCCATAACCAGTCCTATGGGCCGGAGGCCAGGGGTGGCGCCAGTAAATCTGAAGTGATCATCAGCAAGGAAGTCATTCATTTTCCCGAGATTGAATACCCTGATGTGCTGGTGGCCTTAACTCAGGAAGCGGCCAATAAATTTGCCCCTACGGTGAAAGAACAGGGGGTATTGATAGTAGATTCCAGTGTGAAGATAAATGATCAAATCAAGGACAAAGTCAAGCTGTACAGTCTGCCAATTACCGAGATGGCAGTAAAAGTGGCCGGCAGTGAAATCGTTACCAATATGGTCACCCTGGGAGCACTGGTGGCTATTACCAAGGTGGTCAGCCGTGAAGCTCTGGAAAAAGCCATGTTCTCCCGGATTCCTAAAGGGACGGAAGAGGTGAACATGAAGGCCTTGGCCCAAGGCTTTGCTTTAGCAGAACATCTGGTATAA
- a CDS encoding thiamine pyrophosphate-dependent enzyme: protein MAVHVQDYLRMHKMPHIWCPGCGTGIALGAVVRAIHNVGYSRDEVIVITGIGCSARTNAIIDFNTFQTTHGRALSFATGFKLTRPEMKVVVITGDGDGAGIGGNHLIHTCRRNIDITTILINNSIYGMTGGQYSPLTPQGSYATTAPYGTVEPSFDICKLAEGAGATYVGRATAYHVTLLEQLVTKALKHEGFSLVEAITQCPIGYGRRNKMKSPTEMLKWQKEHAVNVKAAAGMSPEQLEGKFLIGEFVNKTAPEYTKLYQKLIEDAQSKGAK from the coding sequence ATGGCAGTTCATGTTCAGGATTATTTGAGAATGCATAAAATGCCCCATATCTGGTGTCCGGGATGCGGTACGGGTATTGCCCTTGGAGCAGTGGTTAGGGCTATTCATAATGTGGGCTATAGCCGGGATGAGGTAATAGTTATTACAGGGATCGGCTGTTCGGCCAGAACCAATGCCATCATCGATTTTAATACCTTTCAGACTACTCACGGCAGGGCCTTAAGCTTTGCCACCGGGTTTAAACTTACAAGGCCGGAGATGAAGGTTGTTGTCATAACCGGTGACGGCGACGGGGCAGGTATCGGCGGTAATCATCTCATCCATACTTGCAGGCGTAATATTGATATTACCACCATTTTAATCAACAACAGTATCTACGGTATGACGGGGGGGCAGTACTCACCCCTTACTCCCCAGGGAAGTTATGCTACCACTGCCCCATACGGTACAGTTGAACCCAGTTTTGATATCTGCAAACTGGCCGAAGGGGCCGGCGCCACTTATGTGGGCAGAGCGACGGCTTATCATGTTACTCTTCTAGAACAGCTCGTAACCAAAGCACTAAAACATGAAGGATTTTCTTTGGTGGAAGCTATTACCCAGTGTCCCATTGGTTATGGGCGGCGCAATAAGATGAAATCGCCCACCGAGATGTTGAAGTGGCAGAAAGAGCATGCGGTGAACGTAAAAGCTGCAGCCGGCATGAGTCCCGAGCAATTGGAAGGAAAATTCCTGATTGGCGAGTTTGTGAATAAAACTGCTCCTGAGTATACCAAACTCTATCAAAAATTAATCGAAGACGCGCAGAGTAAGGGGGCAAAGTGA
- a CDS encoding hydroxyacid dehydrogenase has protein sequence MGKKVLLTQPIHPDAIARLREEAEVVIAESTEESVVKKAIKDADGAIVRVSPFTRAIIESGDKLKVIGRHGVGLDNIDVKAATEHNIPVVYAPGSNTNAVAEHAVTLMLALAKKLLQAHTALTQRGDYQCRLTIRTGEIKDKVVGIVGLGQIGRRVAAICQHGFGAKLITYDPYLSQETLQSSGLKVKVVAKLDDLLQEADFVSLHAPATPDNRKLIGTRELALMKKSAFLINTGRGELVDEEALYQALTQGIISGAGLDVFDPEPPEQGNPLFGLPNVVVTPHMAAHSEEGLRMMAMMAAEQVLQVLRGERPPHLANPQIWESRRFKQS, from the coding sequence ATGGGGAAAAAAGTGTTGCTGACTCAGCCCATTCATCCTGATGCCATTGCCAGGCTCAGGGAAGAAGCCGAGGTAGTTATAGCGGAAAGTACCGAAGAGAGTGTGGTCAAGAAGGCTATTAAGGATGCTGACGGGGCCATTGTGCGGGTGAGTCCTTTTACTAGGGCTATCATTGAATCCGGAGACAAGCTCAAAGTTATCGGCCGGCACGGAGTGGGCCTGGATAATATTGATGTAAAGGCCGCTACTGAACATAATATCCCGGTAGTGTATGCTCCGGGGTCCAATACCAATGCTGTGGCAGAGCATGCCGTGACCCTGATGCTGGCTCTGGCTAAAAAGCTGTTACAGGCCCATACAGCCCTGACCCAGAGAGGTGATTACCAGTGCCGTTTGACCATAAGAACCGGTGAAATAAAAGATAAAGTCGTCGGAATCGTGGGCCTGGGTCAGATAGGCCGGCGTGTGGCTGCCATCTGCCAGCATGGTTTTGGGGCCAAATTAATCACTTACGACCCTTACCTGTCTCAGGAGACACTACAAAGCAGTGGACTTAAAGTTAAGGTCGTGGCTAAACTAGACGATTTACTTCAGGAGGCAGATTTTGTTTCCCTCCATGCTCCAGCAACCCCTGATAACCGCAAACTGATTGGAACCAGGGAACTGGCCCTTATGAAGAAATCGGCTTTTCTCATTAACACGGGACGCGGTGAACTGGTTGATGAAGAAGCCCTATATCAAGCCTTAACCCAAGGAATAATCAGCGGAGCAGGATTGGACGTTTTTGACCCTGAGCCGCCTGAACAAGGGAATCCCCTGTTCGGCCTCCCCAATGTGGTAGTGACACCCCATATGGCAGCCCACAGTGAGGAAGGTTTGAGGATGATGGCCATGATGGCGGCAGAACAGGTGCTTCAGGTTCTACGGGGAGAACGGCCTCCCCACCTGGCTAATCCACAGATCTGGGAGAGTCGCAGGTTTAAACAATCATAG
- a CDS encoding TRAP transporter permease, translating to MAEEDKKDLKSTVNGPEQVDMDELMRKYEAEARVRKLQGLASKIVTGTAVIMSLFHLYMAGLGTMPTNKQRMIHLGLSMVLIFLLYPFWKKSSQKKAGPLDFLLAAISLGVNLYLLFNIDAISARAGLVSNMDIIMGTITIVLVLEAARRCIGIELPLLAMVFLAYAYLGPYLPGSLAHRGYSFQRIVDHMYISAEGIYGVALGVSSTYIFLFILFGAFLGETGLSKLFTNVSMAIAGHRPGGPAKVAIIASGLLGMINGSAAANVVTTGAFTIPLMKSIGYKPYFAGAVEAVASTGGQIMPPVMGAAAFIMAEFLGIPYKTVMITALIPSVLYYLALWVNVHLEALKLGLSGIPKDQLPSARVELKENGHLILPIILLIYLLFADYTPSFAAFYSIIALVIVSFLRKHTRMNLMSLVKSLDTGARGAVGVAIACAVVGIIVGVVSITGLGLQLANMILMLSAGKLIPTLFLTMVACMILGMGMPTSAAYIVAGTVAAPAMVKLGVDPIIAHMFVLYYAVLSAITPPVALAAYAGAGIAGADPTKVGWTAVRLGLAGFIVPFMFVYSTGLVFQADSVLLILGNFATATVGVICLAGAIQGYMVTRANYLIRAMLFSSALLLIDGGFVTDIIGLGLLVLSIFMQKAKLVRETVNNAKA from the coding sequence GTGGCTGAAGAAGATAAAAAAGATCTCAAATCTACTGTAAATGGCCCAGAGCAAGTTGATATGGATGAGCTAATGCGCAAATATGAGGCGGAAGCTAGAGTGCGTAAACTTCAAGGACTTGCCTCCAAGATCGTTACAGGCACCGCCGTAATAATGTCGCTCTTCCATTTATACATGGCTGGTCTCGGTACAATGCCTACCAATAAACAGCGTATGATCCACCTGGGCTTGTCTATGGTCTTAATCTTCCTTTTATACCCCTTCTGGAAGAAGTCCAGCCAGAAAAAAGCCGGTCCTTTAGATTTTTTATTAGCAGCAATAAGCTTAGGTGTTAATTTGTATCTATTATTTAATATTGATGCCATTTCTGCGCGGGCAGGATTAGTTTCCAATATGGACATAATCATGGGTACTATAACCATTGTGCTGGTCTTAGAGGCGGCCAGGCGCTGCATCGGGATTGAATTGCCACTGCTGGCGATGGTTTTTCTCGCCTATGCCTACCTTGGGCCTTATCTGCCCGGTTCTTTAGCTCACCGCGGTTACAGCTTTCAACGTATAGTAGATCATATGTACATTAGTGCAGAAGGTATATACGGGGTTGCTCTCGGTGTTTCTTCTACATATATATTTTTGTTTATTTTATTCGGCGCGTTTTTAGGTGAGACAGGATTATCCAAATTATTCACTAATGTTTCCATGGCTATTGCTGGTCACAGGCCTGGGGGACCTGCAAAAGTAGCAATCATTGCCAGTGGTCTTTTAGGGATGATTAACGGTAGTGCAGCAGCGAACGTTGTTACTACGGGAGCTTTTACTATTCCTTTGATGAAGAGTATCGGTTACAAGCCCTATTTTGCCGGGGCCGTAGAAGCAGTAGCCTCAACAGGTGGGCAGATCATGCCTCCCGTCATGGGAGCTGCCGCCTTTATCATGGCAGAATTTTTAGGCATTCCTTATAAAACTGTCATGATTACAGCCTTAATTCCCTCCGTTTTATATTATCTAGCTCTGTGGGTTAATGTTCATTTGGAAGCACTTAAACTAGGACTTAGCGGTATACCCAAGGATCAGTTACCCAGTGCACGAGTAGAATTAAAGGAAAATGGACATTTGATACTGCCTATCATTCTATTAATCTATTTATTGTTTGCTGATTATACACCGTCCTTTGCCGCCTTCTACAGTATCATCGCCCTGGTTATCGTCAGTTTTTTAAGGAAACATACACGAATGAACCTGATGTCGTTAGTAAAATCTTTGGATACAGGTGCCCGCGGAGCCGTGGGAGTAGCTATTGCCTGTGCTGTCGTAGGTATAATCGTTGGGGTTGTCAGCATTACTGGTCTGGGACTGCAGCTGGCTAACATGATTTTAATGCTTTCGGCAGGCAAGTTAATCCCCACCCTGTTCCTGACTATGGTTGCCTGTATGATCCTCGGTATGGGCATGCCCACCTCCGCAGCGTATATTGTGGCTGGTACCGTAGCCGCGCCTGCCATGGTTAAACTGGGTGTGGATCCTATTATCGCTCACATGTTCGTGCTGTATTATGCAGTACTTTCTGCTATTACTCCACCGGTGGCTCTTGCTGCCTACGCCGGTGCCGGGATAGCAGGTGCCGATCCCACCAAAGTAGGTTGGACAGCAGTACGTTTAGGTTTAGCTGGTTTTATCGTGCCCTTTATGTTCGTCTATTCCACTGGTCTCGTGTTCCAGGCAGACAGTGTGCTGCTAATTTTAGGTAACTTTGCGACTGCAACTGTTGGGGTTATTTGCCTTGCCGGTGCAATTCAAGGTTATATGGTAACCCGCGCTAATTATTTGATACGGGCTATGCTTTTTAGCAGTGCCTTGTTATTGATTGACGGGGGCTTTGTCACAGATATCATCGGCTTGGGGCTGTTAGTTTTGTCTATATTTATGCAAAAGGCTAAGTTGGTACGGGAAACTGTTAATAACGCAAAGGCCTGA